Below is a genomic region from Maridesulfovibrio ferrireducens.
CCCTCTGACAAGGGTTCCGGGATATTTTATAAAGTATATTTTAATGCTTGAAGGAACGCTGTCCAGTGAAGACCATTGCAACCTGAGGGCTTGCTTCGTTTACAGCCTGAATGATTTCGTTATCTCTAATGGAACCGCCGGGCTGTGCGATTGCTGTTATGCCTTGTGCCATGCAGAGGTCCACGCCGTCGCGGAACGGGAAGAAGCCGTCGGAGACCAGCACAGACCCGGTGAGTCCGCCCTTGTCGTCAGCCGCTTTCTTTTCGATTGCTGCAAGGTTTGCTGCTGCTTCTTCGTCTTTCAAAGCTTTCAGCTTGAGTTCAAAGATAGACATCTTGAACTGGTCGAATGCCAGAAGATCTGCATATTTTGTGCGGGCTTTGGTCACAGCCAGCTCAACGCAGCCAACACGGTCTTGCTCGCCTGTTCCGATGGCGGTAGTCACACCGTCGCGTGCGAAAATGACAGAGTTTGAAGTTACGCCTGCTTCAACAGCCCATGCGAAGAGCAGATCGTCTGCTTCTTTTGTTGTGGGGGTACGAGCGGTGTAGCTTGATCCGTCTTTATCTGCTTTAGCGGGAATGAAGTCTTTCGCGCTGAGAATTCTGTTACGGAATGAGAACTGAACAACCATGCCGCCGTCCATCAGTGATTTGATATCAAGGAAGGGCTGGCCGATGAGTTTTTCAAGATCCATGATTCCAGGAATCTGGAGAATACGCAGATTTTTGCGTTTCTTGAGGATTTCGAGTGTGCCTTCTTCGAAAGCCGGAGCGGCAACAACTTCAAAATATGCGCTGTCGATTACTTCCACAGCTTCCATTGTCAAAGGGCGGTTAACAACGATAGCGCCACCGAAGGCGGCTATGCGGTCAGCTTGAAATGCGTTGCTGAGCGCGGTTCCTACACCTTCTTCGGACCATGATGCGCCGCATGGATTGTTATGTTTTAAAATAACAGCTGCGGGTTTTGCATAAAGATATTGCAGAATGTTCAGTGCATTATCGACATCAGTGAGATTTGTTTTTCCCGGATGCTTGCCTGCCTGTAACATGTGTTCTTCGGTCAGAGCAGAAACAAGTCCCTGTCCCTCTCCGCGAAATTTAACACCGTCGAATTCGAGTCCGCCGGAAACAAGTTCATATAGGGCTGCGGGCTGGTCGGGATTTTCGCCGTAACGCAGTCCTTTAGTTTCGCCTTCGATTTCCCAGGTTCTTTTTTTGAAGGTTAATTCCTGTTCACCTAAACGAACAGTCATGTCTGCTGGAAAAGGGTCCTGAGAAAGAGTATTGTACATTTTTTTAAGATCGCTCATGGGTATTCTCCTGAATAATTGCCTTGTGGATGAACGCTAATAGCACAGCCTTACCCGACGGGCAATTTTGAATTGCGGTATTACCCCGGTTTTTGTTAGGCTTGCCTAGCCGCAAGAGATTAAAACTCTATATTTTTTTAATAACTTCGGTCACTACTTTAATCTGGAGAGAATATGTCTGAAGGTTATATGGAAAAAGCTCTGCTAAAACTTGCAAAGCAGCTTAACGCTTATGATGAAGCTTCTTTGACAGGGCTTTGGAACAAATATGAAGCCATCGTTGCTGAGTTCGAACCTACTCGAAAGTGGGAAGAAGCAGCAGTTGTTTTTGGCATGATACAGGCTATCCGGCTTAAAAATCAGCTTTTTAATTATCATTGGGCAGAATCTTGCGGGCCGGAATCTATGTCGCCGAGGCCGGATTTTATCCCCATGAAGCAAGAAGAAGATAAAGGTTTAAAGTCTGAATCAGGGCCCGACAGCGGGGGGGGCGACAGTAAAAGGCGCAAGGTACTCAGCTTCGAGCCCAGGAAGGATAGCTAGTCCTTTCATTGTATAATAATAGTAGCGGATGCTGTCTACGTAATCGACTCCTTCGTACCCGCGGGTGTATCCGTAGCGGGTTTGCGAGTGATATTTAGGCATGGTCAGCAGTGGAAATATCTGTTTCAAAGATCGCCATGTCCCGGATGATTTGCCTAGGTATCCGGATATTTCAATTGCATCATAAACGTGTCCCAGTCCTTGATTATATGCCGCAAGAGTGAATAGCCAACGGTTCCACCCATCAACATCGCGGCTGCCCAGTTTATCCCATAGAAATCTTAAGTATTTGGCCCCGCCAGTAATTGACTGTTCGGGGTCAAGTCTGCTTGTAAGCCCCATAAGGTCCGCTGTATTTTTTGTTAACTGCATAAGACCTCTGACTCCTGTTTTACTTCGGGCAAGAGGGTCAAAACGCGATTCCTGATACATAACGGCAGCTAAAAGTAGTGGATCTATATTATACTTTTTTGCGGCTTTAAGTATGTATTTACGATAAAAAGGGAGTTTTTCCCGGATATCTTTACGCAAAGAGTAAAGGTCATAGAAATCTGTTTCGTCGGGAAGGAACCCGAAATATATTTCCCGTTTATTTTCAAGAGTTCCGTTTGTTGAAATTAAGTGCCAGTAATCTTCAGTTACTTCGGTCAAACCTTGAATGTCATCTCGCCAATACCATCGGTATTCAAGATCGTCTCCGAAGTTGTCGGTGACCCTTAGCTTGTGTAAAAAAGGCTGCAAGGGCTTGAACGCTCCGGCTTCAACCAGATGAAATCTGAAGTTTTTATCTTCATTTAATTCAAGTAGAGGGTCTAAGTGGTTTGAATCATTGCTTGTAATAAGGGTCGGAGCACAGACCAAATAGTCTGAAAGATCTTTGAAGATTTTTATAAGCCCAGAATGTTTGGGCACAAAAATAGTTTGATCACAAAGCTCGAAAGGAGTTCTAAGTTCGAATCTTCGTATATTATGTAATAGTAACGCTGGGCTTTGCTCGTAAACAGGGCCGGCTTTAATCGAAGTAAAGTTTTTGAAATTTTCTGGATTATACCCGCTTGCAAGCATCAGGTCAGCTTTTCCTTTTTGGAGAGCCTCAAAAGCCTTGTTGTGTGTAGGGTAGGGTGTTATTAAAAGCTTTACATCTGTGTAATTACTGAATTCATCAAGGATTTCACGGTCAAAGCCCGGTCCCCATGGTGAAAGCTTGGGGAAATTACGCTCGATGTCGACTGCCGCAACGCGTATGATGCGCGGAAGCGGGATGTCATATTTAAATGAATATAAATTAATTATTGCGTAAAAACATACTAAGTATACAATAATATTGGATATATGTTGTGAAAAAAGTGTCAGAGTGCCCTTTTCTGGGCGATTTAATTTGCTTAAGTGTATTGACATTGTCCTAAAAGATTTTTTACGCAAAAAACCCGTCTGCCGTTCAAAATACTTTATTTTCCTTTTCAAGGGGAGAAATAAGATGACGGTAAAACGAATTGTTTTTATATCTATACGTCAGACGCAGTGTCACTATCAAGTCATCAAATTGCAGAAAAATTCTCACGGGCCGGATTTCCGTTTGAGAAAACTGCCCAAGGAGTACTTTAGGAATGTCGAATACGGTAATTGTTGGAACCCAATGGGGCGATGAAGGTAAGGGTAAAATCGTGGATATGCTCGCTCAAGAAGCTGGCGCGATTGTTCGTTTTCAGGGCGGAAACAACGCGGGTCATACTCTCGTGGTCGCTGGCGAACAATGTATCCTGCACCTTATTCCTTCCGGAGTTTTACATCCCGGAAAGAAATGCCTCATCGGGAACGGAGTCGTTTTAGACCCCGAAGTTTTCCTTAAGGAGATCGACGGCCTTAACGCAAAGGGCATTGATGTTTCTCCTGAACGCATGATGATCAGTAAAAAAACACAGATTATCATGTCTTACCACAGAATGATGGACAACTGTAGAGAATCTGTCAAATCTGATGAAAGTAAAATCGGAACAACCGGTCGCGGTATCGGTCCTTGTTATGAAGACAAGATGAACCGCATAGGTATTCGTGCCGCCGATTTAGCTGATCCTGAACTGCTTCGTGCAAAAATAGTTGAAGCTCTTATTGAAAAAAATGTTTTATTTGAAAAACTTTTCAATGTTGAAGCCCTTGATCCTGAAAAAGTATATCAGGACATTCTTCCTGTCGCTGAGAGAATCAAACCTTTTCTCGGAGATGTTTCGTCCGTTATTCAGGACGTTAACAAAGCTGGCGGAATGGTCCTTTTTGAAGGCGCACAGGGTATTCATCTCGATATCGATCATGGAACATATCCTTTTGTTACTTCCTCCAATACTGTTGCAGGTAATGCTGCCGCCGGCGCAGGGTGCGGCCCCCGCTGTCTTGAACGTATCATCGGTATTCTGAAAGCTTATACAACCAGAGTCGGTAGCGGTCCTTTTGCTACAGAACTGCTTGATGAAACCGGCGAAACTTTGCAGGCAAACGGACATGAGTTCGGTGCAACTACCGGCAGAAAACGCCGCTGCGGATGGCTCGATCTGGTTATCATTCGTGAAACTGCACGTCTGTGCGATCTCACTGAATTTGCTCTTACTAAGCTGGACGTTTTGTCCGGTCTCAAAGAACTCAAAATTTGTGTGTCTTATGAGTATCGCGGTGAA
It encodes:
- a CDS encoding adenylosuccinate synthase — its product is MSNTVIVGTQWGDEGKGKIVDMLAQEAGAIVRFQGGNNAGHTLVVAGEQCILHLIPSGVLHPGKKCLIGNGVVLDPEVFLKEIDGLNAKGIDVSPERMMISKKTQIIMSYHRMMDNCRESVKSDESKIGTTGRGIGPCYEDKMNRIGIRAADLADPELLRAKIVEALIEKNVLFEKLFNVEALDPEKVYQDILPVAERIKPFLGDVSSVIQDVNKAGGMVLFEGAQGIHLDIDHGTYPFVTSSNTVAGNAAAGAGCGPRCLERIIGILKAYTTRVGSGPFATELLDETGETLQANGHEFGATTGRKRRCGWLDLVIIRETARLCDLTEFALTKLDVLSGLKELKICVSYEYRGEKISYPPQEQNGMAFVKPVYESMPGWEEDITGARTYDELPEAAKNYIARIEELSGVKVGIVSVGPDRAQTIVR
- a CDS encoding IMP cyclohydrolase; translated protein: MSDLKKMYNTLSQDPFPADMTVRLGEQELTFKKRTWEIEGETKGLRYGENPDQPAALYELVSGGLEFDGVKFRGEGQGLVSALTEEHMLQAGKHPGKTNLTDVDNALNILQYLYAKPAAVILKHNNPCGASWSEEGVGTALSNAFQADRIAAFGGAIVVNRPLTMEAVEVIDSAYFEVVAAPAFEEGTLEILKKRKNLRILQIPGIMDLEKLIGQPFLDIKSLMDGGMVVQFSFRNRILSAKDFIPAKADKDGSSYTARTPTTKEADDLLFAWAVEAGVTSNSVIFARDGVTTAIGTGEQDRVGCVELAVTKARTKYADLLAFDQFKMSIFELKLKALKDEEAAANLAAIEKKAADDKGGLTGSVLVSDGFFPFRDGVDLCMAQGITAIAQPGGSIRDNEIIQAVNEASPQVAMVFTGQRSFKH
- a CDS encoding transglycosylase SLT domain-containing protein translates to MSIHLSKLNRPEKGTLTLFSQHISNIIVYLVCFYAIINLYSFKYDIPLPRIIRVAAVDIERNFPKLSPWGPGFDREILDEFSNYTDVKLLITPYPTHNKAFEALQKGKADLMLASGYNPENFKNFTSIKAGPVYEQSPALLLHNIRRFELRTPFELCDQTIFVPKHSGLIKIFKDLSDYLVCAPTLITSNDSNHLDPLLELNEDKNFRFHLVEAGAFKPLQPFLHKLRVTDNFGDDLEYRWYWRDDIQGLTEVTEDYWHLISTNGTLENKREIYFGFLPDETDFYDLYSLRKDIREKLPFYRKYILKAAKKYNIDPLLLAAVMYQESRFDPLARSKTGVRGLMQLTKNTADLMGLTSRLDPEQSITGGAKYLRFLWDKLGSRDVDGWNRWLFTLAAYNQGLGHVYDAIEISGYLGKSSGTWRSLKQIFPLLTMPKYHSQTRYGYTRGYEGVDYVDSIRYYYYTMKGLAILPGLEAEYLAPFTVAPPAVGP